The following are encoded together in the Zingiber officinale cultivar Zhangliang chromosome 8A, Zo_v1.1, whole genome shotgun sequence genome:
- the LOC122009720 gene encoding probable aspartyl aminopeptidase, translated as MASIRLHFLLSKPPPAAVLPSCFFSSLFPSAFNASLRRHRLARSFSAARRLFCSKSDPPLQSDSRVGEAAPSIVGDLLDYLNESWTQFHATAEAKRQLIAAGFRLLNENDEWDLQPGGRYFFTRNMSCLVAFAVGEDYKVGSGFHVIAAHTDSPCLKLKPRSASSKSGYLMVNVQTYGSGLWHTWFDRDLSVAGRVILKHNSGSFIHKLVKVRKPLLRVPTLAIHLDRTVNTEGFKPNLETQLVPLLSTKVDEAETKSEDKTKASSSKNIHHPLLLQVLSEELACDVSEIMGMELNVCDTQPSCLGGGNNEFIFSGRLDNLASSYCALRSLIDSCQSPIDLADEQAIRMIALFDNEEVGSNSLQGAGAPTMFQAMRRIVDCLSQERMTEDSFERTLRSSFLVSADMAHGLHPNFPDKYEEHHRPQLQKGVVIKHNANQRYATSGLTAFLFTEVANLHDLPVQEFAVRNDMGCGSTIGPILASGVGIRTVDCGIPQLSMHSVREICGKEDVDIAYKLFTAFFRSFSDIDKKLIVDF; from the exons ATGGCTTCGATCCGCCTCCATTTCCTCCTCAGCAAGCCGCCTCCAGCCGCCGTCCTCCCCTCCTGTTTCTTCTCATCCCTCTTCCCTTCCGCTTTTAACGCCTCCCTCCGCCGGCATCGCCTCGCGCGTAGCTTCTCTGCTGCTCGTCGTCTCTTCTGCTCCAAATCCGACCCTCCGCTTCAG AGCGATTCAAGGGTTGGAGAGGCTGCCCCTTCGATAGTCGGCGATCTGTTGGATTACCTGAACGAATCTTGGACGCAGTTTCACGCCACTG CTGAAGCGAAGCGGCAGCTCATTGCAGCTGGGTTCCGTTTGCTTAACGAGAATGACGAATGGGATCTCCAGCCGGGTGGTCGGTACTTTTTCACTCGCAACATGTCTTGCTTGGTGGCTTTCGCTGTCGGAGAGGA TTATAAAGTAGGCAGTGGTTTTCATGTTATTGCTGCTCATACTGATAGCCCATGTTTAAAACTCAAGCCTCGGTCTGCATCAAGCAAGTCTGGTTACCTCATGGTAAATGTTCAGACTTATGGTAGTGGCCTATGGCATACATGGTTTGATAGAGACCTAAGTGTTGCTGGAAGAGTTATCCTGAAACACAACAGTGGTTCTTTTATCCATAAGCTTGTTAAAGTGAGGAAACCTCTGCTACGTGTACCAACCTTGGCCATTCATCTAGACAG AACAGTGAATACTGAAGGTTTTAAACCTAACTTAGAAACTCAGCTTGTCCCACTTCTTTCAACAAAAGTTGATGAGGCTGAAACAAAGTCCGAGGACAAGACTAAAGCATCTTCTTCAAAAAATATCCATCATCCACTATTGTTGCAG GTTTTATCTGAAGAACTTGCTTGTGATGTTAGTGAGATAATGGGTATGGAGTTGAATGTTTGTGATACCCAGCCTAGTTGTCTTGGAGGTGGAAATAATGAGTTTATCTTCTCTGGAAGACTTGATAACCTTGCTTCAAGTTATTGTGCACTGAGATCTCTGATAGATTCATGTCAATCACCTATTGACTTAGCAGATGAGCAGGCCATCCGAATGATTGCTTTGTTTGACAATGAAGAG GTTGGATCTAATTCTTTGCAAGGGGCAGGTGCACCAACGATGTTTCAAGCCATGAGACGAATTGTTGATTGTTTATCTCAAGAACGAATGACGGAGGATTCTTTTGAACGGACATTACGTTCATCTTTTCTTG tATCTGCAGACATGGCACATGGCCTGCACCCAAATTTTCCTGACAAATATGAAGAGCACCACCGACCACAGCTACAGAAAGGAGTTGTAATAAAACATAATGCGAATCAGCGCTATGCAACCAGTGGTTTAACTGCATTTCTTTTTACAGAAGTAGCAAATCTCCATGACCTTCCAGTTCAG GAATTTGCTGTAAGAAACGATATGGGATGTGGATCTACAATTGGCCCTATATTGGCATCAGGAGTTGGTATCCGAACTGTTGACTGTGGTATTCCTCAGCTCTCAATGCACAG TGTTAGGGAGATATGTGGCAAAGAAGATGTGGATATTGCATATAAGCTTTtcactgccttcttcagatcgtTTTCAGACATCGACAAGAAGCTAATTGTGgacttttag